A single region of the Abyssisolibacter fermentans genome encodes:
- a CDS encoding GNAT family N-acetyltransferase, with protein sequence MLEIRNIEPELTYNIRHTVLRPLQPVEDSMYNTDHAENSFHIGAFYQERLISVASFIIDKNPNFFNEKQYRLRQMATLKEFRKLGAGRSIVSFAENIIKEHGFDFLWCKGRVSVQEYYKKLGFRSYGEVFDYPPIGLHIIMYKELI encoded by the coding sequence ATGCTAGAGATAAGAAACATCGAACCAGAATTGACTTACAATATTAGGCATACTGTTCTACGACCACTACAACCAGTTGAGGATTCAATGTATAATACAGATCATGCAGAAAATTCATTTCATATTGGGGCATTTTATCAAGAAAGGCTAATAAGTGTCGCATCCTTTATTATTGATAAGAATCCTAATTTTTTTAATGAAAAACAATATCGCTTAAGACAAATGGCAACTCTTAAGGAGTTTCGAAAATTAGGTGCTGGAAGGTCGATTGTAAGCTTTGCAGAAAATATTATAAAGGAACATGGTTTTGATTTTTTATGGTGTAAAGGAAGAGTCTCAGTGCAAGAATATTATAAAAAATTAGGTTTTAGATCGTATGGTGAAGTTTTTGATTATCCTCCTATCGGTCTTCATATTATAATGTATAAAGAGCTTATATAA
- a CDS encoding ATP-grasp domain-containing protein has product MAIFIINRSKNPEKYPYYTWLEDVKEDMYLLTREEAVEQYGSYYPNIIGFDNFINSDLLYYYIEKNINTTKTNYLVSIHEYDLIKAGYVRERYNILGQDSTSAIAFRNKVKMKDILKGIVKLPDYLKIKHIYELIDFIKKFDYPVVIKPIDMAASIDVSIINNENDLKVLLNKGIKQNWEIEKFISENMYHVDGLYRDGKLLLCRSSRYINNGVSYQSNKFLGSVMLNKNNANQKRLEKTVRDILVRLPTPISTIAFHAEFFITNENEIVFCEIASRVGGAKVETVMEYATGVNLTREWVRGQCGINSHNYSDLGKQGGWILIPPQNGKLVDINTNFPYKDQVISFEINKDLIGKEFNGANSSVDKIAAVAVKGESEEEIEALIWNINNWFIKNTEWLK; this is encoded by the coding sequence ATGGCGATATTTATTATAAACAGATCAAAAAACCCAGAAAAATATCCATACTATACTTGGTTAGAAGATGTAAAGGAAGATATGTACCTTTTAACAAGAGAAGAAGCTGTAGAACAATATGGCTCTTATTATCCGAATATAATAGGCTTCGATAACTTTATCAATAGCGATTTACTATATTATTACATTGAAAAAAACATTAATACTACCAAAACAAACTATCTAGTATCCATTCATGAATATGACCTTATTAAAGCTGGATATGTGAGAGAAAGGTACAATATTCTTGGACAAGATAGTACGAGTGCAATTGCATTTAGGAATAAAGTAAAAATGAAAGATATATTAAAAGGGATAGTAAAACTCCCTGATTATTTAAAAATTAAACACATATATGAATTAATAGATTTTATAAAAAAATTTGATTATCCAGTGGTTATTAAACCTATCGATATGGCTGCTTCTATTGATGTTTCTATTATTAACAATGAAAACGACTTAAAAGTATTACTTAATAAAGGGATAAAACAAAATTGGGAAATTGAAAAATTTATTAGTGAAAATATGTATCATGTAGATGGATTATACAGAGATGGAAAACTCCTCTTGTGTCGTTCATCTAGGTATATTAATAATGGTGTGTCTTATCAAAGTAATAAATTTCTAGGTTCTGTTATGTTAAATAAAAATAATGCTAATCAAAAAAGATTAGAAAAAACAGTAAGGGATATATTAGTGAGGTTACCAACACCAATAAGTACTATTGCTTTTCATGCTGAGTTTTTTATTACAAATGAAAATGAAATTGTTTTTTGTGAAATAGCAAGTCGAGTAGGAGGAGCTAAGGTCGAAACAGTTATGGAATATGCAACTGGCGTTAATCTAACGAGAGAATGGGTTCGTGGTCAATGCGGAATTAACTCCCATAATTATTCTGATTTGGGCAAACAAGGAGGATGGATATTAATACCTCCTCAAAACGGAAAGTTAGTCGATATAAATACTAATTTCCCCTATAAAGATCAGGTAATTAGCTTTGAAATTAATAAGGATTTAATTGGTAAAGAATTCAATGGTGCAAACTCTAGTGTAGATAAAATTGCTGCTGTGGCTGTAAAAGGAGAAAGTGAAGAAGAAATAGAGGCATTGATCTGGAATATAAATAATTGGTTTATCAAAAATACTGAATGGCTTAAGTAA
- a CDS encoding ATP-grasp domain-containing protein codes for MTIAILNKRNQKRCPYETWLKDIKEDIVLFTKSEVSEEFEKLNYLHIEKFDNYTKDVYVEKRLIELNNKLNFRAIISLSESDILRAAKLREMLGIEGQSYFSAESFRNKILMKQIAQQYKIKTPEFQAIDSNKTIYRFVKEHGFPVVIKPIYGSGSENTFVIKDKKELELFISDSSLDYDTLQIETFIDGEMYHVDGLVVNGTVKFSCVSKYHIGCLGFKDGKSTSSYILDENNPLAVRLNKQVLRLLEALPTPRNTSFHAELFHTIQDEIVLCEIASRTGGGKIDDVIHEVYGVNLSKLSVQCQAGLNIEVDNQKKSDKLYGFILTPPRKARFVGIKAEVLFDWIVDFKLLAKEGNSYEEPKDSADFIATTILNGNTEEDIKNKLDKFNNWLQDNLIWEN; via the coding sequence ATGACTATTGCGATTTTAAATAAGAGAAATCAGAAAAGATGTCCTTATGAGACTTGGTTAAAGGACATAAAAGAGGACATTGTTTTATTTACTAAAAGTGAAGTGAGCGAAGAGTTTGAAAAATTGAATTATCTACATATAGAAAAATTCGATAATTATACTAAGGATGTTTATGTAGAAAAAAGGTTAATTGAGTTAAATAATAAATTAAATTTTAGAGCAATTATCTCACTATCAGAAAGTGACATTTTGAGAGCTGCAAAATTAAGAGAGATGTTAGGTATAGAAGGACAATCATATTTCAGTGCAGAGTCGTTTAGAAATAAAATATTAATGAAGCAGATCGCGCAGCAATATAAAATTAAAACTCCTGAATTTCAAGCAATTGATTCAAATAAGACTATTTATCGTTTTGTTAAAGAACACGGCTTTCCGGTCGTTATTAAGCCAATATACGGTTCTGGTTCAGAGAATACATTTGTTATAAAAGATAAAAAAGAATTAGAATTGTTCATATCAGATTCCAGTTTAGATTATGATACTCTTCAGATTGAAACATTCATAGATGGTGAGATGTATCATGTTGACGGCTTAGTAGTTAATGGAACTGTTAAATTTTCTTGTGTATCCAAATATCACATAGGTTGCCTAGGTTTTAAAGATGGTAAATCAACTAGTAGTTATATTTTGGATGAAAACAATCCACTTGCAGTTCGGTTAAATAAACAAGTATTAAGGTTATTAGAGGCTTTACCGACACCAAGAAATACATCATTTCATGCGGAGCTTTTTCATACTATCCAAGATGAAATTGTTTTATGTGAAATAGCTAGTAGAACTGGCGGAGGGAAAATAGATGATGTAATACATGAAGTTTATGGAGTTAACTTGAGCAAACTATCAGTTCAATGTCAGGCTGGTCTTAATATTGAGGTGGATAATCAAAAAAAATCCGATAAACTTTATGGATTTATTTTAACACCTCCTAGAAAGGCGAGATTTGTTGGGATTAAAGCTGAAGTCCTTTTTGATTGGATAGTAGACTTTAAATTATTAGCTAAGGAAGGAAATTCATATGAGGAACCCAAAGATAGTGCAGATTTTATAGCTACAACAATATTAAATGGAAATACAGAGGAAGATATCAAAAACAAATTAGATAAATTTAATAATTGGTTGCAGGACAATTTGATTTGGGAGAATTAA
- a CDS encoding nucleoside-diphosphate kinase, with protein MSNINFWEDHLFVLITPDTIQRNLVKQIIEKLNENGFEPVYYEMVKATSQDLDKLYAVHIEKKWDSYRYRLIDMLFSLDICLALVVKAQDKTNCYERLKKLKGNNSPCKSPKGTIRRDLRGINSIMGLLHTSDNPYESEWESSIFIKGDIKEISNLSLLLKSMNFGLEKGDYLQVLNRLRMQLLLYILNKAEGKIRDKLTDYLISYKPLYGNEFNQVICSLELKDDELSEFICFNFNEVNKAYEGNLLEKKIVKYDANLDEWERLVLISSMYFEPTVEG; from the coding sequence ATGTCTAATATAAATTTTTGGGAGGATCATTTATTTGTCCTTATAACTCCAGATACAATTCAAAGGAATCTAGTTAAACAAATAATTGAAAAATTAAATGAAAATGGATTTGAGCCGGTTTATTATGAAATGGTAAAAGCTACTTCGCAGGATTTAGACAAGCTTTATGCAGTTCACATCGAGAAAAAATGGGATAGTTATAGATATCGCTTAATTGACATGCTGTTTTCTCTTGATATCTGCTTAGCATTAGTAGTTAAAGCTCAGGATAAAACAAATTGTTATGAACGATTAAAAAAACTTAAAGGAAATAATTCACCATGTAAGTCTCCAAAAGGAACTATTAGAAGAGATTTAAGAGGAATTAATAGTATAATGGGACTTTTGCATACATCAGATAATCCATATGAATCTGAATGGGAATCCTCAATATTTATAAAAGGCGATATAAAAGAAATTAGTAATCTATCACTCCTTTTAAAATCTATGAATTTCGGATTAGAAAAAGGTGATTATCTTCAAGTTCTCAACAGATTAAGAATGCAGCTATTATTATACATACTAAATAAAGCTGAAGGTAAAATAAGAGATAAATTAACTGATTATTTGATAAGTTATAAACCTTTATACGGAAACGAATTTAATCAAGTGATTTGTTCATTAGAGTTAAAGGATGATGAATTAAGTGAATTTATTTGCTTTAATTTTAACGAAGTTAATAAAGCCTATGAAGGGAATCTATTAGAAAAAAAAATAGTAAAATATGATGCAAATTTAGATGAATGGGAACGTTTAGTATTAATTTCTTCCATGTATTTTGAACCAACAGTAGAAGGATAG
- a CDS encoding pyridoxal phosphate-dependent aminotransferase has translation MNNRISSRVSKIKPSATMSLNAKTKMLLKSGKNIINMSVGEPDLEPPLAASFSGIKAIVNGQTGYTPAAGIQELRESISDYLWDQNKVRFHPNQIVTSAGGKQPLYNVFQVICDYGDEVILPSPFWVSYPEQISLAGAKPIIVRCNSTANFKLSHKQLIESITEKTKAVIINSPNNPTGSVYTESELLEIGNILKNHPNIFIISDEIYDKFVYEGKHVSISSLFPELLDRIIITNGFSKVFAMTGWRLGYIVAPLDVAEALTSFQSHATGSPSTISQYAGISALKNFNESTVQEFKEKRDLLVNGLNKIPGINCIKPDGGFYIFPDVSSYFGARFENKIISDVSTFSNLLLDNQLISVVSGDAFGEPTNIRLNFTLSKDIILEAIKRINNFTSQLQIVSKV, from the coding sequence ATGAATAATAGAATATCAAGTAGAGTATCTAAAATAAAACCATCTGCCACTATGTCTTTAAATGCTAAAACAAAAATGTTATTAAAGTCTGGAAAGAATATTATTAATATGAGTGTAGGAGAACCTGATCTTGAACCTCCTTTAGCTGCCTCATTTTCTGGAATAAAAGCAATAGTTAATGGTCAAACTGGCTATACTCCTGCAGCAGGGATACAAGAGCTTAGAGAATCAATCTCCGATTACCTTTGGGATCAAAATAAAGTTAGATTTCACCCAAATCAGATTGTTACATCTGCTGGTGGTAAACAACCTTTATATAATGTCTTTCAAGTTATTTGCGATTATGGAGATGAAGTTATTTTACCATCTCCATTCTGGGTTTCATATCCTGAGCAAATATCATTGGCTGGGGCAAAACCTATAATTGTACGTTGTAATTCTACGGCAAATTTTAAGTTGTCACATAAGCAACTTATAGAATCAATAACTGAAAAAACAAAAGCAGTAATAATTAATTCTCCCAATAATCCTACAGGTTCTGTTTATACCGAAAGTGAACTATTGGAAATAGGAAATATATTAAAAAATCATCCTAATATTTTTATTATCTCTGATGAAATATACGATAAATTTGTTTATGAGGGAAAACATGTAAGCATATCATCACTTTTCCCAGAGTTACTTGATAGGATTATAATTACAAATGGATTCTCAAAAGTTTTTGCAATGACAGGTTGGAGATTAGGATACATTGTAGCACCTTTAGATGTTGCAGAAGCTTTGACTAGTTTTCAAAGTCATGCTACTGGAAGCCCCTCAACAATTTCACAATATGCTGGAATTTCAGCGTTAAAAAATTTTAATGAATCCACAGTACAAGAATTTAAGGAAAAAAGAGATTTATTAGTTAATGGATTAAATAAAATTCCTGGTATTAATTGTATAAAACCAGATGGAGGATTTTATATATTTCCCGATGTTTCTAGCTATTTTGGAGCAAGATTTGAAAATAAAATTATATCAGATGTTAGCACGTTTTCTAATTTATTGCTTGATAATCAATTAATTTCTGTAGTCTCCGGAGATGCATTTGGAGAGCCAACTAATATCCGTCTAAATTTTACCCTTTCTAAAGATATTATATTAGAGGCGATAAAAAGGATTAATAATTTTACCAGTCAACTTCAAATAGTTAGTAAGGTATAA
- a CDS encoding isocitrate lyase/phosphoenolpyruvate mutase family protein: protein MNIKSRILRSALENEGLVKIAGAHDGLSAKLAEKHGFDAIWASGLGISTVQTVPDASILTMTDFLNSAIIMNESCNLPVIADCDSGYGNIHNVTRLVKKYESAGIAGVCIEDKVYPKLNSFDDRQQLLVSIEEFCAKIRVAKLAQQTKEFVVIARVEALIAKLGQEEAYNRAKAYANVGADAILIHSKEKTPDEIIEFINNWDIQTPLVVVPTKYPSITMEQLEDLGVKASIYANQALRATYRAIEDVFESIMKNKTTIQIENEIASVEDIFDIQGVPEMKQLEEKAYCKLLDS from the coding sequence ATGAATATAAAATCAAGAATATTAAGAAGTGCTCTAGAAAACGAAGGTTTAGTAAAAATAGCTGGAGCCCATGATGGATTAAGTGCCAAATTAGCTGAAAAACATGGATTTGATGCAATTTGGGCCAGTGGTCTAGGTATATCCACTGTTCAAACTGTTCCAGATGCAAGTATCCTAACCATGACCGATTTTTTAAATTCTGCAATTATAATGAATGAGTCTTGCAATCTTCCAGTTATAGCTGATTGTGATTCAGGATATGGGAATATACATAATGTTACCCGATTGGTAAAAAAATATGAATCAGCTGGGATAGCAGGAGTATGTATTGAAGATAAAGTTTATCCAAAATTAAATTCATTTGATGATAGGCAACAACTCCTTGTAAGTATTGAGGAATTTTGTGCAAAGATTAGAGTAGCAAAACTTGCTCAGCAAACTAAAGAGTTTGTTGTAATAGCTCGTGTTGAAGCACTGATCGCAAAACTTGGGCAAGAAGAAGCATATAATCGAGCAAAGGCATATGCCAATGTAGGAGCAGATGCTATACTTATACATTCTAAAGAAAAGACACCAGATGAAATTATAGAATTTATTAATAACTGGGATATCCAAACACCATTAGTAGTTGTTCCTACTAAATATCCAAGTATAACCATGGAACAATTAGAAGATTTAGGTGTTAAAGCCTCCATCTATGCGAATCAGGCTTTAAGAGCAACATATAGGGCAATTGAAGATGTATTTGAGAGTATAATGAAGAATAAAACTACCATTCAAATAGAAAATGAGATTGCATCTGTAGAAGACATCTTTGACATTCAAGGTGTTCCAGAAATGAAACAACTAGAAGAGAAGGCTTATTGTAAACTATTAGATTCTTAA
- a CDS encoding ATP-grasp domain-containing protein: MVEKKNILFLNATYSEKIKTLQTAKRLGLTVSVVGPDLPEWSKPYVDHYIKANTYDIDETLDKVKKANKEIPFDGVITFWDRDVVPVAVVAKELNLKGSPIEAAEGARNKGKMREVLKKHNVPHPKFTKFHNFDELYDTSIDMEYPLIVKPVGASASKGVFKINSPDELYDIYGLLISSTSVEKDKMFTFYKNEYLVEEFMEGNEVSVEGVVSDGNVYFAGITEKWTDEFFNEPQFAFPARVSNEIESDILDVTRRGIKALGLDNCGFHAELMITESGSKIVEINGRLGGGGITTDLVPIASGIDITAVNLLVTLGERFDFTPKKNKGSCAKTLMAKQSGVVDHWEGVEEIRDMPGVVDFIFLKNPGDSVGMPPEVFNDCYLGYVITEGEDTDKAIEYAENALAEVKCVFEEEKVSIFGK, translated from the coding sequence ATGGTGGAGAAAAAAAATATATTATTCTTGAATGCAACCTATAGTGAGAAAATTAAAACTTTACAAACCGCAAAGAGATTAGGATTAACAGTGTCTGTTGTGGGTCCAGATTTGCCTGAATGGTCAAAACCTTATGTAGACCACTACATTAAGGCAAACACTTATGATATTGATGAGACACTAGATAAAGTAAAAAAGGCAAATAAGGAAATCCCGTTTGACGGAGTTATAACGTTTTGGGATAGAGATGTAGTTCCTGTTGCAGTTGTTGCTAAAGAATTGAACTTAAAAGGTAGTCCTATAGAGGCAGCAGAAGGGGCAAGAAATAAGGGTAAGATGCGGGAAGTACTTAAAAAACATAATGTTCCACATCCAAAATTCACAAAATTCCATAACTTTGACGAACTATACGACACAAGTATAGATATGGAATATCCTCTTATTGTTAAGCCGGTAGGTGCATCAGCTAGTAAAGGGGTTTTCAAGATTAATAGTCCAGATGAATTATACGACATATATGGCCTATTGATTTCTTCTACTTCAGTAGAAAAGGATAAGATGTTTACTTTCTATAAAAATGAATATCTAGTTGAAGAGTTTATGGAAGGTAATGAAGTTAGTGTTGAAGGTGTAGTTTCAGATGGAAATGTCTATTTTGCAGGTATTACAGAAAAATGGACTGATGAATTTTTTAATGAGCCGCAGTTTGCTTTTCCAGCTAGAGTATCAAATGAAATAGAGAGTGACATTTTAGATGTTACAAGGAGAGGTATCAAAGCGTTAGGATTGGATAATTGTGGATTCCATGCAGAATTAATGATTACTGAAAGTGGTTCTAAAATTGTAGAAATTAATGGACGCTTAGGTGGAGGAGGTATCACTACTGATTTAGTCCCGATTGCAAGTGGTATTGATATAACTGCTGTAAACCTATTAGTTACCTTAGGTGAACGATTTGATTTTACGCCTAAAAAAAACAAAGGATCCTGTGCTAAAACTTTAATGGCTAAACAATCTGGTGTAGTTGACCATTGGGAAGGTGTTGAAGAAATAAGAGATATGCCAGGAGTAGTAGATTTCATTTTTTTAAAGAATCCTGGAGATTCTGTTGGAATGCCACCTGAGGTATTTAATGATTGCTATTTAGGCTATGTTATTACAGAGGGTGAAGATACTGATAAAGCAATAGAGTATGCAGAAAATGCTCTAGCTGAGGTAAAGTGTGTTTTTGAAGAAGAAAAGGTATCGATTTTTGGTAAATAA
- a CDS encoding dipeptide epimerase encodes MKIFKIQTSEINIPIIKPFNTSIRTVDSINNIIVKIITDNGLVGYGEAAPHPFVTGETKDSIKATLEHIGNKITGMNLENFEGIMIEIHNRILNNTSAKSAIDMAIFDLYAQYLDKPLYTILGGYRRQIETDISISLNPITEMVNDSLDATNRGFNTLKIKLGQEYKQDISRISEIRKAVGKNIKLRVDANQGWKPKEAIKIISEMEDMGLDIELVEQPVHYKDIDGMAFVTKNVKTPILADESVHSPSDVLNIIQKKAADLINIKLIKTGGIYNALKICSIAESIGIECMIGCTNESKLSISAAAHLACAKRVITKFDLDSHLFCADDSLLGGPLTNESKIIMTEASGIGFRDLF; translated from the coding sequence ATGAAAATTTTTAAAATTCAAACTAGTGAAATCAATATTCCTATTATCAAACCTTTTAACACTAGTATTAGAACAGTTGATAGTATAAATAATATCATTGTAAAAATTATTACAGACAATGGATTGGTAGGTTATGGAGAAGCTGCACCTCATCCTTTTGTAACAGGTGAAACAAAGGATTCTATAAAAGCTACTTTAGAACATATTGGAAATAAAATCACAGGAATGAATTTAGAAAACTTTGAAGGAATAATGATAGAAATTCATAACCGTATTTTAAATAATACCAGTGCTAAGTCAGCAATAGATATGGCAATTTTTGATTTATATGCACAATATTTAGATAAACCTTTGTATACTATCCTTGGAGGTTATAGGAGGCAAATAGAAACAGATATTAGTATAAGTTTAAATCCAATTACTGAAATGGTAAATGATAGTTTAGATGCTACAAACAGGGGATTCAACACACTAAAAATAAAACTAGGACAAGAATATAAACAAGATATATCTAGAATTAGTGAGATCAGGAAAGCTGTTGGGAAAAATATAAAGTTAAGGGTAGATGCTAATCAAGGCTGGAAACCAAAAGAAGCTATTAAAATCATATCAGAGATGGAAGATATGGGATTAGACATTGAGCTAGTAGAACAACCAGTTCATTATAAAGATATTGATGGCATGGCTTTTGTAACAAAAAATGTAAAGACGCCAATATTAGCAGACGAAAGTGTACATAGCCCAAGTGATGTATTAAATATTATACAAAAAAAAGCAGCAGACTTAATAAACATTAAGCTTATTAAAACCGGTGGTATTTATAATGCACTAAAAATATGTTCCATCGCAGAAAGTATTGGTATAGAATGCATGATTGGTTGCACTAATGAGAGTAAATTGAGCATAAGTGCTGCTGCTCATCTTGCTTGTGCTAAGAGAGTAATAACTAAGTTTGATTTAGACTCGCATCTGTTTTGTGCAGATGACTCTCTTTTAGGAGGACCATTAACTAATGAAAGTAAAATAATTATGACGGAAGCGTCGGGAATAGGCTTTAGAGATTTGTTTTAA
- a CDS encoding ABC transporter ATP-binding protein encodes MKKNSSFLRIFKFMRKSFIPYIFGLLMVALFSLLFQVFISLIFKNMFDAIALKKWSTMIDAIKKYGIYAISMRVSYPIFTYIAQYAAIVTTGNIRKNVFNKIKILPLNYIKGKHSGELVSRLTNDINEVEKAYSSYFIDFSSRILTGVGTLIFTFVLDWRLGVISIIVGGLSLFVNIYYAKILKNMSLKVQESLSKLNEKLTDLLEGVYVIRSFNISNVILNKYNKRNIELYEVSKDRVNQKSLLSALNNIIGIISFGGTVVVGSYLVIIGEISVGVIIAVDQLQSRLSSLARNFGDFISELQGSLAAADRLFEILDEEEEPESFKLTGDYEVEENCEISFHNVSFEYDNESVLSELTFNVPKGKVYTLTGPSGGGKSTIFKLLLNFYPPKEGNIAIGGKSISNQTIRDIRNNIAYVPQDAYLFSGTIIENIRQGKEDATFEEVVNAAKMANVHDFIVNMEDGYDTFVGEKGTKLSGGQRQRIAIARAMLKNAPILLLDEATSSLDTESEKLVQEALNKLMIGRTTLVIAHRLSTIEDADEILVLKDGKIAERGTHSELLELNGIYGSLHAQQFGNGLKQVV; translated from the coding sequence GTGAAAAAGAATAGTAGCTTTCTAAGAATCTTTAAGTTTATGAGGAAGTCATTCATACCATATATTTTTGGATTATTAATGGTTGCTTTATTTTCCCTCTTATTTCAAGTATTCATTTCTTTAATTTTCAAGAATATGTTTGATGCCATAGCTTTAAAAAAATGGTCAACAATGATAGATGCAATAAAGAAATATGGAATATATGCAATATCTATGCGTGTTTCTTATCCAATATTTACTTATATAGCACAATATGCTGCTATAGTGACTACAGGTAATATAAGAAAGAATGTATTCAATAAAATAAAGATCCTACCCCTAAATTATATAAAGGGAAAGCATAGCGGTGAGTTGGTTTCTAGACTTACTAACGATATAAATGAGGTTGAAAAAGCATACTCAAGCTATTTTATTGATTTTTCCTCTAGAATATTAACTGGAGTAGGTACCTTAATATTCACTTTTGTTTTAGACTGGCGCTTAGGTGTTATATCTATAATAGTTGGAGGTTTAAGCCTTTTTGTAAATATCTACTATGCAAAAATTCTTAAGAATATGAGTCTGAAGGTACAAGAGAGCCTATCTAAACTAAATGAAAAATTGACAGACTTATTAGAGGGAGTTTATGTCATTAGGAGCTTTAATATCAGCAATGTTATATTAAACAAATATAATAAGAGAAATATAGAGTTATATGAAGTTTCAAAGGATAGAGTAAATCAAAAATCCTTATTGTCAGCCTTGAACAATATTATTGGAATAATTAGCTTTGGAGGAACAGTGGTAGTTGGTTCATATCTAGTAATCATAGGTGAGATATCAGTAGGGGTGATTATTGCAGTCGATCAGCTCCAAAGTAGACTAAGCTCACTAGCTAGAAACTTCGGAGATTTTATATCTGAGCTTCAAGGCTCCCTTGCAGCTGCTGATAGATTGTTTGAAATATTAGATGAAGAGGAAGAGCCTGAGAGTTTTAAATTAACAGGAGATTATGAAGTAGAAGAAAACTGTGAGATTAGCTTTCATAATGTTAGCTTTGAGTATGATAATGAAAGTGTCTTATCAGAACTTACATTTAACGTACCTAAAGGTAAGGTTTATACACTGACTGGTCCTAGTGGTGGAGGGAAAAGTACAATTTTTAAGCTATTACTAAATTTCTATCCACCTAAGGAAGGGAATATCGCAATAGGTGGGAAGTCAATTTCTAATCAGACTATAAGGGATATAAGAAATAATATTGCATATGTTCCACAGGATGCATATTTATTCTCAGGAACCATAATAGAGAATATTAGACAAGGTAAGGAAGATGCTACCTTTGAAGAGGTAGTAAATGCAGCTAAAATGGCTAACGTCCATGATTTTATTGTAAATATGGAGGACGGCTACGATACATTTGTAGGAGAAAAAGGCACCAAGCTTTCAGGAGGACAAAGGCAGAGAATAGCCATAGCAAGAGCAATGCTGAAAAATGCTCCAATATTATTACTAGATGAAGCTACTTCATCACTAGACACAGAATCAGAAAAGTTAGTTCAAGAAGCACTAAATAAATTAATGATAGGCAGAACAACCTTAGTCATAGCTCATAGACTATCTACTATTGAGGATGCAGATGAAATATTAGTTTTAAAGGATGGAAAAATAGCTGAAAGAGGAACACATAGTGAATTGTTGGAACTAAACGGAATATATGGAAGTTTACATGCTCAACAGTTTGGTAATGGGTTGAAACAAGTTGTTTAG